In Paractinoplanes brasiliensis, the following proteins share a genomic window:
- a CDS encoding helicase HerA domain-containing protein: MDDEQRAALKALRFNWAPVPDDIWRPLPFHVDGLHVPVLREISDGFAEAAQSRDASPVGLVVQGQRGSGKTHLLGWVRQQVQARDGYFFLVSLLDAGSFWDSVLAAMLDGLARPVPGAGQTQLTLLLRRLSAMVGAPRKARRAVMGETDLTRADLDAFIEGLGAFDRQVARSSQETARALALAASDDVAHRDLAENYFISGEENVPGERHAWGMRRAPRQAQLIVQDLSWLLALTGPSVIAIDQIDTLIAQVAVQSDPALAASAVVDPEQALMLARMADGLMTLRQITRRTLTVLACIPNSWTIISTAAADTVADRFRLTPHLQRINDDDLAWAIVEKRFGSRYQEIGFTPPFPTWPVAPQAFARAGRYTPRQLLKEIDQHVRACIDDDTVRLLERLGDPASPAGQPLRRTVVAGPRDVDGRSGVVGRSDGRALSGVVGRSDARGHSDVPGHSDVDGGSEVDGGSEVGGGSGFDARFDELRKAADVVAPLARDTEDKLMPSLLAAGLTAWILERGDAGDAFNVDPPPSNDPPLHARLRLTLNEQTEDQAHWSFRAISDQHHPTAALARVRKASVAAAVDAGTPKRRLFLLRNGAWSAGEQTRAALRKLEEQGGGTLPLSEDDLRTLSALRVMLSETTMDLQGWLTERRPAHGLSFLAHALGAAAGAGVPGSEVGVPASGVSVSASEVGVPASGVSVPASEVGVPASGVSVPASEMSVFASHQSVAASHRSEANGLQPNKPDISDLGGGGSASARAEPVITGSTTAGPAFTVGYGHEDGHPVRLELEALRKHATIFAGSGSGKTVLIRRIVEECALQGVSAIVLDPNNDLARLGEPWPEPPAAWRPGDEAKAADYLSRADVVVWTPRRAAGRPLTFQPLPDFRGVRDDPDEFAEAVEAAVASLAPRAGVTGKTTKAQLGLAVLRTAVEHYGRRGGSRLRGLIDTLSGLPDGLIDIDGADKIALGLAQTLTAAMVNDPLFGGEGTPMDPGRLLTPEPGKQARVSVISLVGLPSDEARQGFVNQLQMALFAWIKRNPAGDRPLLGLLIMDEAQTFAPSGSMTACTQSTLVLAAQARKYGLGLIFATQAPKNLHNRIPGNAATQLYGLMNSPIQIEAARDMAKAKGGDVPDISRLTTGEFYLAAEGAAPRKIRTPLSLTHHPRSPLTVEEVVERARR; encoded by the coding sequence ATGGACGACGAGCAGCGGGCGGCGCTCAAGGCGTTGCGCTTCAACTGGGCGCCGGTTCCCGACGACATCTGGCGGCCGCTGCCGTTCCACGTCGACGGCCTGCACGTGCCGGTGCTGCGCGAGATCTCGGACGGGTTCGCCGAGGCCGCGCAGAGCCGCGACGCCAGCCCGGTCGGCCTGGTCGTGCAGGGGCAGCGGGGTTCCGGCAAGACGCATCTGCTCGGCTGGGTGCGGCAACAGGTGCAGGCCCGCGACGGCTACTTCTTCCTGGTCAGCCTGCTCGACGCGGGAAGTTTCTGGGACAGCGTGCTGGCCGCGATGCTCGACGGGCTGGCCCGTCCCGTGCCCGGTGCCGGCCAGACCCAGCTCACCCTGTTGCTCCGCCGGTTGTCGGCGATGGTCGGCGCGCCGCGCAAAGCCCGCCGGGCGGTCATGGGGGAGACCGATCTGACCCGTGCCGACCTCGACGCGTTCATCGAGGGGCTCGGCGCGTTCGACCGGCAGGTGGCGCGGTCGAGCCAGGAGACGGCCCGGGCCTTGGCGCTGGCCGCCTCCGATGACGTTGCCCACCGTGACCTGGCCGAGAACTACTTCATCTCGGGCGAGGAGAACGTGCCGGGGGAGCGGCACGCCTGGGGGATGCGCCGGGCGCCACGTCAGGCGCAGCTGATCGTCCAGGACCTGTCGTGGCTGCTCGCGCTCACCGGCCCGTCGGTGATCGCCATCGACCAGATCGACACGCTGATCGCCCAGGTCGCCGTGCAGAGCGACCCGGCGCTGGCGGCGAGCGCCGTCGTCGACCCGGAGCAGGCGTTGATGCTCGCCCGGATGGCCGACGGCTTGATGACGTTGCGTCAGATCACCCGCCGTACGCTCACCGTGCTGGCCTGCATCCCGAACTCGTGGACGATCATCTCGACGGCGGCGGCCGACACGGTGGCCGACCGGTTCCGTCTGACGCCGCATCTGCAGCGCATCAACGACGACGACCTCGCGTGGGCGATCGTGGAGAAACGGTTCGGGTCGCGTTACCAGGAGATCGGGTTCACCCCGCCGTTTCCCACGTGGCCGGTGGCGCCGCAGGCGTTCGCGCGTGCCGGGCGGTACACCCCGCGGCAGCTGCTCAAAGAGATCGACCAGCACGTCCGGGCGTGCATAGACGACGACACCGTACGGCTTCTGGAACGGCTCGGCGATCCGGCGTCCCCGGCGGGACAACCATTACGCCGTACGGTCGTGGCCGGCCCGCGCGACGTCGATGGTCGCTCCGGTGTGGTCGGGCGCTCGGATGGGCGCGCCCTCTCCGGTGTGGTCGGGCGCTCCGATGCGCGCGGTCACTCCGATGTGCCCGGTCACTCCGATGTGGACGGCGGATCCGAAGTCGATGGCGGATCTGAAGTCGGTGGCGGCTCCGGCTTCGATGCCCGGTTCGACGAGCTGCGGAAGGCAGCCGACGTCGTCGCGCCGCTGGCTCGGGACACCGAGGACAAGCTGATGCCGTCGCTGCTGGCCGCCGGGCTCACCGCCTGGATCCTCGAACGGGGCGACGCCGGCGACGCTTTCAACGTGGACCCGCCGCCGAGCAACGATCCACCGTTGCACGCGCGGCTGCGGCTCACCCTCAACGAGCAGACCGAGGACCAGGCGCACTGGAGCTTCCGCGCGATCAGCGACCAGCATCACCCCACCGCGGCCCTCGCCCGCGTCCGTAAGGCGTCGGTGGCGGCGGCCGTGGATGCCGGCACGCCGAAGCGCCGGCTCTTCCTCCTGCGTAACGGAGCGTGGTCGGCGGGGGAGCAGACGCGGGCGGCCCTGCGAAAGCTGGAGGAGCAGGGCGGCGGGACGCTGCCGCTCAGCGAGGACGACCTGCGCACCCTCTCGGCGCTGCGGGTGATGTTGAGCGAGACCACGATGGACCTGCAGGGCTGGCTGACCGAACGCCGCCCGGCGCACGGGTTGTCCTTCCTGGCACACGCCTTGGGCGCCGCTGCGGGGGCGGGTGTTCCCGGCTCAGAGGTGGGCGTTCCCGCTTCGGGGGTGAGCGTTTCGGCCTCAGAGGTGGGCGTTCCCGCTTCGGGGGTGAGCGTCCCGGCCTCAGAGGTGGGCGTTCCCGCTTCGGGGGTGAGCGTCCCGGCCTCAGAGATGAGCGTCTTCGCATCGCACCAATCAGTGGCCGCATCGCACAGATCAGAGGCGAACGGCCTCCAGCCGAACAAGCCGGATATTTCTGACTTGGGTGGTGGTGGATCGGCGTCCGCGAGGGCAGAACCCGTGATCACCGGGTCGACCACCGCCGGGCCCGCCTTCACCGTCGGTTACGGGCATGAGGACGGTCACCCCGTACGGCTGGAACTTGAGGCGCTGCGAAAGCACGCGACCATCTTCGCCGGTTCCGGCTCGGGCAAGACGGTGCTGATCCGCCGCATCGTCGAGGAGTGCGCCCTGCAGGGCGTCTCGGCGATCGTGCTCGACCCCAACAACGACCTGGCCCGTCTCGGCGAGCCCTGGCCCGAACCGCCCGCGGCCTGGCGACCCGGCGACGAGGCGAAGGCCGCTGACTACCTTTCCCGTGCGGACGTGGTCGTCTGGACGCCGAGACGCGCAGCCGGCCGCCCCCTCACCTTCCAGCCGTTGCCCGACTTCCGCGGCGTACGGGATGATCCGGACGAGTTCGCCGAGGCGGTGGAGGCGGCCGTGGCGTCGCTCGCCCCACGGGCCGGGGTGACCGGCAAGACCACGAAGGCGCAGCTGGGGCTGGCCGTGTTGCGTACCGCGGTGGAGCATTACGGACGGCGCGGGGGAAGCCGCCTCAGGGGATTGATCGATACGCTGAGTGGCCTTCCCGACGGGTTGATCGACATCGACGGCGCCGACAAGATCGCGCTCGGGCTGGCTCAGACGCTGACCGCGGCCATGGTCAACGACCCGCTTTTCGGCGGCGAGGGCACCCCCATGGACCCTGGTCGCCTGCTCACCCCGGAGCCGGGCAAGCAGGCCCGGGTCTCGGTGATCAGCCTGGTCGGCCTGCCCTCGGACGAGGCCCGGCAAGGTTTCGTCAACCAGCTGCAGATGGCGCTGTTCGCCTGGATCAAGAGGAACCCGGCCGGCGACCGCCCGCTGCTGGGGCTGCTGATCATGGATGAGGCGCAGACGTTCGCGCCGTCCGGCTCCATGACCGCCTGCACGCAGAGCACGCTGGTGCTGGCCGCGCAGGCCCGCAAGTACGGCCTCGGCCTGATCTTCGCCACCCAGGCGCCGAAGAACCTGCACAACCGCATCCCCGGCAACGCCGCGACCCAGCTGTACGGCCTGATGAACAGCCCCATCCAGATCGAGGCGGCCCGCGACATGGCCAAGGCGAAGGGCGGCGACGTCCCGGACATCTCCCGCCTGACCACGGGCGAGTTCTACCTGGCCGCCGAGGGGGCAGCACCCCGCAAGATCCGTACGCCGTTGTCGCTGACCCACCACCCGCGCAGCCCGCTGACCGTGGAGGAGGTGGTCGAACGGGCCCGCCGCTGA
- a CDS encoding WXG100 family type VII secretion target, with amino-acid sequence MTNLIAVASTGPGTSGASLVDSFQGLHQTIAGGSWVDQALAGGAFALEAASAVLDPFSTLLANGLGWAMEYFEPLREVLDKLAGMPERVAAHAATWENMAGELAAMSSDLQGALAGDLPDWTGPAAATYQSLMANNVDALGGLSSLASTMAVSTQAAGNLVMFTRDLVRDLIADLVARVIVWAAEALLIVTIPVVAAQIASAVMKWAGRILGYTTALVTSLSNLTRLVNG; translated from the coding sequence ATGACGAATCTGATCGCCGTCGCGTCGACCGGGCCGGGCACGTCGGGCGCCTCGCTCGTCGACAGTTTCCAGGGGTTGCACCAGACGATCGCCGGGGGCAGCTGGGTCGATCAGGCGCTGGCCGGTGGGGCGTTCGCGCTCGAGGCGGCGTCGGCCGTGCTCGACCCGTTCAGCACGTTGCTGGCGAACGGGCTGGGCTGGGCGATGGAGTATTTCGAGCCGCTGCGTGAGGTCCTCGACAAGCTGGCGGGCATGCCCGAACGGGTCGCCGCGCACGCCGCCACCTGGGAGAACATGGCCGGTGAGCTGGCCGCGATGTCTTCCGATCTGCAGGGTGCGCTGGCCGGTGACCTGCCCGACTGGACGGGGCCGGCCGCGGCGACCTATCAGAGCCTGATGGCCAACAACGTCGACGCGCTGGGCGGGCTGTCCTCGCTGGCGTCGACGATGGCGGTGTCCACACAGGCGGCCGGCAATCTGGTCATGTTCACCCGTGACCTCGTACGGGATCTGATCGCCGACCTGGTGGCGCGGGTGATCGTGTGGGCCGCCGAGGCGTTGCTGATCGTGACGATCCCGGTGGTGGCGGCGCAGATCGCGTCGGCCGTGATGAAGTGGGCGGGGCGGATCCTCGGGTACACGACGGCGCTGGTCACCAGCCTGAGCAACCTGACCCGCCTGGTGAACGGCTGA
- a CDS encoding type VII secretion target — MSDGFQVDAQQIRAHATRIDGIQQRFAAVKAASSAIVRDDAAYGLLCGWMAGILEARHAKQDELYAYVEENLRLASEALVRTSQDYEVADDAAADRLRRAGGLG; from the coding sequence ATGAGTGACGGCTTTCAGGTCGACGCGCAGCAGATCCGGGCCCACGCCACCAGGATCGACGGCATTCAGCAACGGTTCGCGGCCGTGAAGGCGGCCAGTTCGGCCATTGTGCGCGACGATGCGGCGTACGGGCTCCTTTGCGGCTGGATGGCGGGCATCCTCGAGGCGCGGCACGCGAAACAGGACGAGCTTTACGCGTACGTGGAGGAGAATCTGCGCCTGGCGTCGGAGGCGCTTGTCCGCACCAGTCAGGATTACGAGGTCGCCGACGACGCGGCCGCTGATCGGCTGCGCCGGGCGGGTGGGCTGGGATGA
- a CDS encoding substrate-binding domain-containing protein — protein sequence MSALSRRRILFGGAAVGAGALLTACTSNEPDNNAQVNTNTDTNANPNAAPGEKVVIGFSAPAADHGWIAAITNNAKAQAAAYTDVEFKAVEAGADAAAQRAAISTLVAQKPTVIVMLPHDGKELDSAGLEAMKAGIPVINLDRAFPSQAAYRLQIKGDNYGMGLAAGHYIGEQLKAKNVANPIIGEIPGIDSLELTQERSEGFKVALAEYGFKVANRRPAEFTADSGQAAATALLQALPKMDALWNHDDDQGIGVLAAIKQANRSEFFMVGGAGSKAAIDQIKADNSVLKATVTYSPSMASSAISLARLIGQGKGMSDLVELQVPKEITLASETITKDNADQYAKLGF from the coding sequence ATGTCCGCTTTGTCCCGTAGGCGCATTCTGTTCGGCGGCGCGGCCGTCGGCGCCGGCGCCCTTCTCACCGCCTGCACCAGCAACGAACCCGACAACAACGCGCAGGTGAACACCAACACCGACACGAACGCCAACCCCAACGCCGCCCCCGGCGAAAAGGTCGTCATCGGGTTCTCCGCCCCGGCCGCCGACCACGGCTGGATCGCGGCCATCACCAACAACGCCAAGGCCCAGGCCGCCGCGTACACCGACGTGGAGTTCAAGGCCGTCGAGGCGGGCGCCGACGCGGCTGCCCAGCGCGCCGCCATCTCGACCCTGGTGGCCCAGAAGCCCACCGTGATCGTGATGCTGCCGCACGACGGCAAGGAGCTCGACTCGGCCGGCCTCGAGGCCATGAAGGCCGGCATCCCCGTGATCAACCTGGACCGGGCCTTCCCGTCGCAGGCCGCGTACCGGCTGCAGATCAAGGGCGACAACTACGGCATGGGCCTGGCCGCCGGCCACTACATCGGCGAGCAGCTCAAGGCCAAGAACGTCGCCAACCCGATCATCGGCGAGATCCCCGGCATCGACTCGCTCGAACTGACCCAGGAGCGCAGCGAGGGCTTCAAGGTCGCGCTGGCCGAGTACGGGTTCAAGGTCGCCAACCGGCGCCCGGCCGAGTTCACCGCCGACTCCGGCCAGGCCGCCGCGACCGCGCTGCTGCAGGCGCTGCCCAAGATGGACGCCCTGTGGAACCACGACGACGACCAGGGCATCGGCGTGCTGGCCGCGATCAAGCAGGCCAACCGCAGCGAGTTCTTCATGGTCGGCGGGGCCGGCTCGAAGGCGGCCATCGACCAGATCAAGGCCGACAACTCGGTGCTCAAGGCGACCGTGACGTACAGCCCGTCGATGGCCTCCTCGGCCATCTCGCTGGCCCGGCTCATCGGGCAGGGCAAGGGCATGAGCGACCTGGTCGAGCTGCAGGTGCCCAAGGAGATCACGCTCGCCTCCGAGACGATCACCAAGGACAACGCGGACCAGTACGCGAAGCTCGGCTTCTGA
- a CDS encoding Gfo/Idh/MocA family protein, with amino-acid sequence MSEQLRVGMVGYAFMGAAHSTAWRTVNHAFDLPLSARMTAVSGRSPEGVAAAAAKLGWDEHTTDWRSLIERDDIDLIDICTPGDTHAEIALAALAAGKHVLCEKPLANTVAEAREMADAAAQAATSGVWAMCGFNYRRVPAVALMRQMVAGGRIGTIRHVRAQYLQDWIVDPSFPLVWRLRKELAGSGALGDIGAHIIDMTQFVTGQSIASVSALTETFIKQRPLTAESAGLSAAAADGSGLGDVTVDDAALFLARLDGGAVATYEATRFATGRKNALRVEVNGSLGSLAFDFERQNELEFYDAALPSAEQGFSRILVTEADHPYIAAWWPPGHGIGYEHTFTHEVRDLIEAIAAGQQPTPSFADALQVQLVLDAVSRSAESAQWTTVESALQRA; translated from the coding sequence ATGTCGGAACAGCTGCGGGTCGGCATGGTCGGCTACGCGTTCATGGGAGCCGCGCACTCAACGGCGTGGCGCACCGTCAACCATGCGTTCGACCTGCCGCTGTCGGCACGGATGACCGCGGTCAGCGGCCGCTCCCCGGAGGGGGTGGCGGCCGCCGCCGCGAAGCTCGGGTGGGACGAGCACACCACGGACTGGCGGTCGTTGATCGAACGGGACGACATCGACCTGATCGACATCTGCACCCCGGGCGACACCCACGCCGAGATCGCGCTGGCCGCGCTGGCCGCGGGCAAACACGTGCTGTGCGAGAAACCCCTGGCCAACACGGTGGCCGAGGCGCGCGAGATGGCCGACGCGGCGGCCCAGGCGGCCACGTCCGGCGTATGGGCCATGTGCGGCTTCAACTACCGCCGGGTGCCCGCCGTGGCGCTCATGCGGCAGATGGTGGCCGGCGGGCGCATCGGCACGATCCGGCACGTCCGCGCCCAGTACCTGCAGGACTGGATCGTCGACCCGTCGTTCCCGCTGGTGTGGCGCCTGCGCAAGGAACTCGCCGGCTCGGGGGCGCTGGGTGACATCGGCGCCCACATCATCGACATGACCCAGTTCGTCACCGGGCAGTCGATCGCCTCGGTGTCGGCGCTGACCGAGACGTTCATCAAGCAGCGGCCGCTCACCGCCGAGTCGGCCGGGTTGTCCGCCGCGGCCGCCGACGGCAGCGGACTGGGTGACGTGACCGTCGACGACGCCGCCTTGTTCCTGGCCAGGCTCGACGGGGGAGCTGTGGCCACGTACGAGGCAACGCGGTTCGCCACCGGTCGCAAGAACGCGCTGCGGGTCGAGGTGAACGGCTCCCTCGGCTCGCTCGCGTTCGACTTCGAACGGCAGAACGAACTCGAGTTCTACGACGCCGCGCTGCCCTCGGCCGAGCAGGGCTTCAGCCGGATCCTGGTCACCGAGGCCGACCACCCGTACATCGCGGCGTGGTGGCCGCCCGGCCACGGCATCGGTTACGAGCACACGTTCACCCACGAGGTCCGTGACCTCATCGAGGCGATCGCGGCCGGGCAGCAGCCCACGCCGTCGTTCGCCGACGCGCTGCAGGTGCAGCTGGTGCTGGACGCGGTGAGCCGCTCGGCCGAGTCGGCACAGTGGACCACCGTGGAATCGGCCCTGCAGCGGGCCTGA
- a CDS encoding ABC transporter permease, translated as MTTQTAPPEAPVKQERRKLDENTLRNLGLVGVLILLIVVGIVTKPDLYSDPTWVKNNFLTILQQASAIGVVTVGMTFVIIGGGIDLSVGAIVAIAGVWSTTLATQSYGAGGMIFTAIVVGTVVGLVNGVLIAYGKLVSFIATLAMMVAARGLAAQISGKQTQISTNSTINDIASTRPLGIPLLVWILAAVVVVGWVLLNRTTFGRRTVAVGGNPEAARLAGINVKRHTMLLFALSGLCCGIAAIMLTSQATSAQAAMANLYELDAIAAAIIGGTLLSGGRGTIVGALFGVLVFSTITNLFAINNLSTEVQNMVKGGIIVAAVLIQQFRYQSLTHLFKR; from the coding sequence ATGACAACCCAGACGGCGCCCCCTGAGGCGCCCGTCAAGCAGGAACGCCGCAAGCTCGACGAGAACACCCTGCGCAATCTGGGTCTCGTCGGCGTGCTGATCCTTCTGATCGTCGTCGGGATCGTCACGAAACCCGACCTGTACAGCGATCCCACCTGGGTCAAGAACAACTTCCTGACGATCCTGCAGCAGGCGTCGGCGATCGGTGTGGTCACGGTCGGCATGACCTTCGTGATCATCGGGGGCGGCATCGACCTGTCGGTCGGCGCGATCGTCGCCATCGCCGGGGTCTGGTCCACCACGCTCGCGACCCAGAGCTACGGGGCCGGCGGCATGATCTTCACCGCGATCGTCGTCGGCACAGTTGTCGGCCTCGTCAACGGCGTCCTCATCGCGTACGGGAAATTGGTGTCCTTCATCGCGACGCTGGCGATGATGGTCGCGGCTCGGGGCCTGGCCGCGCAGATCTCCGGCAAGCAGACCCAGATCTCGACCAACAGCACGATCAACGACATCGCCAGCACCCGCCCGCTCGGCATCCCGTTGCTGGTGTGGATCCTGGCCGCCGTCGTCGTGGTGGGCTGGGTGCTGCTCAACCGCACCACGTTCGGGCGGCGCACCGTGGCCGTCGGCGGCAACCCCGAGGCGGCCCGGCTCGCCGGCATCAACGTCAAGCGGCACACCATGCTGCTGTTCGCGCTGTCCGGTCTCTGCTGCGGCATCGCCGCGATCATGCTCACCTCCCAGGCGACCAGCGCCCAGGCCGCCATGGCGAACCTCTACGAACTCGACGCGATCGCCGCGGCGATCATCGGCGGCACGCTGCTCAGCGGTGGCCGCGGCACCATCGTCGGCGCGCTCTTCGGCGTGCTGGTGTTCTCCACCATCACCAACCTGTTCGCCATCAACAACCTCTCCACCGAGGTCCAGAACATGGTCAAGGGCGGGATCATCGTGGCCGCCGTCCTGATCCAGCAGTTCCGGTACCAATCGCTCACCCACCTGTTCAAGCGCTGA
- a CDS encoding class I SAM-dependent methyltransferase produces the protein MTDENGWLRLLGENPGHSQWYIDRFRKLAESGADLDGEARLADAMAPRGSRILDAGCGTGRVGGYLAAAGHDVVGVDLDPKLIEAARADHPKAEWLVGDLSELDLPGAFDLIVCAGNVMTFVAPSTRVEILRRAARHLRDGARFVAGFGAGRGYPFDDFLADAATAALTPDLLLGTWDLHPFTRESDFLVAVLRAA, from the coding sequence ATGACTGATGAGAACGGCTGGCTCAGACTTCTCGGCGAGAACCCGGGCCACTCCCAGTGGTACATCGACCGTTTCCGGAAGCTGGCCGAGTCCGGCGCCGACCTCGACGGCGAGGCGCGGCTGGCCGACGCGATGGCGCCGCGCGGCTCCCGGATCCTGGACGCCGGCTGCGGCACCGGCCGAGTCGGGGGTTACCTCGCCGCGGCCGGCCACGACGTCGTCGGCGTCGACCTCGACCCGAAGCTGATCGAGGCGGCCCGCGCCGACCACCCGAAGGCCGAATGGCTGGTCGGCGACCTGAGCGAGCTCGACCTGCCCGGCGCCTTCGACCTGATCGTCTGCGCCGGCAACGTCATGACCTTCGTGGCCCCCAGCACCCGCGTCGAAATCCTCCGCCGAGCCGCACGCCACCTACGCGACGGCGCCCGTTTCGTCGCCGGTTTCGGCGCGGGCCGCGGCTACCCCTTCGACGACTTCCTGGCCGACGCGGCCACGGCCGCCCTGACCCCCGACCTCCTGCTGGGCACCTGGGACCTGCACCCCTTCACACGAGAGTCCGACTTCCTGGTCGCCGTCCTCCGCGCGGCGTAG
- a CDS encoding endonuclease domain-containing protein — MTVADVPLDRVVSVVGVGVDDLARAVAGDHDGLAPIVGRVSGGCATPGEFAAAAVDELERAAVELLPAWLPEASAARPDVGGLAAARLLAAEMANKSRFSRTFLTDLAVLALTGRRSSTPPPLRIRARELARLVAEAFGRRRTVLLVDVTLGQATEGLITDRRDSVVAGAEWLVHNGGPAVWLLGAAGDRVPVARPAIATSARGSADRGWQSSADAQCQSDGGSVAEPGRWGAGSDVGVAGPGGSGAGSVAGVAGPGAGSGADRGRPHPASAAEAALEAALAVEPWAAGRRWNQDYRTNELTPPVRLDLLWPQERCVVEIDGPEHCHPVRFEADRRRDVQLQLDGYAVLRFTNARITHDLGAVVHQIGTYVRARRRDHAEGSHHGRR; from the coding sequence ATGACCGTCGCGGATGTTCCGCTTGATCGGGTTGTCTCGGTAGTGGGCGTGGGTGTGGATGATCTCGCGCGGGCGGTGGCCGGCGATCATGATGGTCTCGCGCCGATTGTGGGCCGTGTGTCCGGCGGATGCGCCACGCCGGGGGAGTTCGCTGCGGCGGCGGTCGATGAACTCGAGCGGGCAGCTGTGGAATTGCTGCCGGCCTGGCTTCCCGAAGCAAGCGCGGCACGACCCGACGTGGGCGGCCTCGCCGCGGCCCGGCTGCTCGCTGCCGAGATGGCGAACAAGAGCCGCTTCTCCCGGACGTTCCTGACTGATCTCGCCGTGCTCGCGCTGACCGGCCGCCGGTCGTCCACGCCGCCGCCGTTGCGGATCCGGGCGCGGGAACTGGCCCGCCTGGTCGCCGAAGCCTTCGGACGCCGTCGCACGGTGTTGCTGGTTGACGTGACGCTCGGTCAGGCCACGGAGGGTCTCATCACTGACCGCCGCGATTCGGTGGTCGCCGGTGCCGAGTGGCTGGTGCACAACGGAGGCCCGGCTGTGTGGCTGCTCGGTGCCGCCGGCGATCGTGTCCCCGTGGCGCGACCCGCAATCGCCACGTCCGCCCGTGGCAGCGCCGATCGCGGCTGGCAAAGTTCCGCTGACGCGCAGTGCCAGTCGGATGGCGGGAGCGTGGCCGAGCCGGGCCGGTGGGGCGCGGGCAGCGACGTGGGCGTGGCTGGGCCGGGTGGGTCGGGCGCCGGGAGCGTCGCGGGCGTGGCTGGGCCGGGTGCTGGGAGCGGTGCTGATCGGGGGCGGCCGCATCCGGCGAGTGCGGCGGAGGCTGCCCTTGAGGCCGCGCTGGCCGTGGAACCGTGGGCGGCCGGGCGGCGCTGGAACCAGGACTATCGCACGAACGAGCTCACCCCGCCCGTACGGCTGGATCTGCTCTGGCCGCAGGAACGGTGCGTGGTCGAGATCGACGGACCCGAGCATTGCCACCCCGTACGGTTCGAAGCGGACCGCCGCCGGGATGTGCAGCTTCAGCTGGACGGTTATGCCGTTCTTCGCTTCACCAACGCCCGTATCACCCATGACCTCGGCGCCGTGGTGCATCAGATCGGCACGTACGTGCGTGCCCGGCGCCGTGACCACGCGGAAGGATCCCACCATGGCCGGCGATGA
- a CDS encoding YbaB/EbfC family nucleoid-associated protein, translated as MTEPLLDPDSSREYLRDWKGRVDRAAAAAQVMSERLGQARISAADGNGLVEVTIDSGGVLLDVRFTERIQRVPPEAVSRAVMGALGIARNKAARLTKEIIDETLGPDSLAGRMIAEQRGARDE; from the coding sequence GTGACCGAGCCACTACTGGATCCGGACAGTTCTCGTGAGTATCTGCGGGACTGGAAGGGGCGTGTCGATCGGGCCGCCGCCGCCGCGCAGGTCATGAGTGAGCGGCTCGGGCAGGCCCGGATCAGCGCCGCCGACGGGAACGGGCTGGTGGAGGTCACCATCGACTCCGGTGGAGTGTTGCTTGATGTCCGGTTCACCGAGCGGATTCAGCGAGTGCCGCCCGAGGCTGTTTCGCGGGCCGTGATGGGGGCGCTCGGCATCGCGCGCAACAAGGCAGCGCGGCTCACGAAAGAGATCATCGACGAGACGTTGGGGCCCGATTCCCTGGCCGGGCGGATGATCGCGGAACAACGGGGTGCGCGCGATGAGTGA